From the genome of Fibrobacter sp., one region includes:
- a CDS encoding Sau3AI family type II restriction endonuclease, translating into MSEPTLPYDKTSKESILEHARKMLGKTLWQMYGNARLVQSGKGGLGNAVEKYHFQYEPNSKSEPDFKEAGVELKCTPLKTASDGSMLSKERLVLNMIDYVEEAAKTFYTSSFWKKNELLLLMFYLHEEGKLPFDVIFKIVRYWKFPETDLKIIKDDWAIIHNKILAGKAHEISEGDTLYLAACTKGSRAGAEMRQQPKSKELAPQRAYSIKSRYVNTIILDSLKHPEMYHDLFVSEQQKKKILKAQETAESVVRSISDYRESETFEQLIERKFSPYYGKTIAEIEEILGVEFGQSKSMAYNVCRAILGIKSKKIAEFEKAEIAIKTIRLEANGNLKEAMSFPNVNYKEIVHEHFWEDSALYEMFTQRFMFIIFRKPAVKNDKQVRLEKVMFWTMPFKDLEYGKSLWKDTQAKVAGGNYERFVKSSENPVCHIRPKAQNAADTTEGAQGFQVKKMCYWLNRNYVLNQITKKET; encoded by the coding sequence ATGAGTGAACCGACTTTGCCATACGACAAAACTTCCAAGGAGTCCATTCTTGAGCATGCTAGGAAAATGCTCGGGAAGACTTTGTGGCAGATGTATGGCAATGCCCGATTGGTTCAATCCGGAAAAGGCGGCTTAGGGAATGCTGTTGAAAAGTATCATTTCCAATATGAACCGAATTCTAAATCGGAACCAGATTTTAAGGAAGCAGGCGTTGAACTGAAGTGTACGCCTTTGAAAACAGCATCTGACGGGAGCATGCTTTCGAAAGAACGCCTCGTTCTCAACATGATTGATTATGTCGAGGAGGCTGCCAAGACTTTCTACACAAGCAGTTTCTGGAAAAAGAATGAGTTGCTGTTGCTGATGTTCTATCTTCACGAAGAGGGCAAACTTCCGTTTGATGTCATTTTCAAGATTGTCCGCTATTGGAAATTTCCTGAAACAGACTTGAAAATTATCAAGGATGACTGGGCCATAATCCACAACAAGATTCTTGCTGGAAAGGCTCATGAAATTTCGGAAGGCGATACGCTTTACCTTGCCGCTTGCACAAAGGGATCAAGAGCTGGGGCCGAAATGCGTCAGCAGCCCAAATCTAAAGAATTGGCTCCCCAGCGCGCGTATTCAATCAAGTCAAGGTATGTCAATACGATTATCCTGGATTCTCTGAAGCATCCGGAGATGTATCACGACCTTTTTGTAAGCGAACAGCAAAAGAAGAAGATCCTGAAGGCGCAAGAAACTGCGGAAAGCGTTGTTCGCAGCATTTCTGATTACCGCGAATCGGAAACCTTTGAGCAGCTGATTGAAAGGAAATTCTCTCCGTATTATGGCAAGACGATTGCGGAGATTGAAGAGATTTTGGGAGTAGAATTCGGCCAAAGCAAATCCATGGCTTACAATGTATGCCGCGCCATTCTCGGCATCAAGTCGAAGAAGATTGCTGAATTCGAAAAGGCAGAAATCGCCATCAAGACAATTCGGCTCGAAGCCAACGGCAACCTGAAAGAGGCGATGTCGTTCCCGAACGTGAATTACAAAGAAATCGTCCATGAACATTTCTGGGAAGATTCCGCACTTTATGAAATGTTCACGCAGCGGTTTATGTTCATCATTTTCAGGAAACCCGCCGTGAAAAACGATAAGCAGGTTCGCCTAGAGAAAGTGATGTTCTGGACCATGCCTTTTAAAGATCTGGAATATGGAAAATCTCTTTGGAAGGATACACAGGCAAAAGTTGCGGGCGGCAATTACGAGCGATTTGTGAAATCGTCCGAGAATCCAGTTTGCCATATTCGCCCGAAAGCACAGAACGCTGCTGACACCACTGAAGGCGCGCAGGGCTTCCAAGTCAAGAAAATGTGCTATTGGTTGAATAGAAATTACGTTTTAAACCAAATAACAAAAAAGGAGACCTAA
- a CDS encoding HNH endonuclease produces the protein MKKDVFNMPNPVTIMGRSSSITNSFVNGIIPSIKPTDAEIEKALQVLEQDEDDVRCVYCGDKKTEWDHLHPLIVDKKPTGFITEIANLVPACGKCNQSKGNSDWKEWMLSNAEKSPKTRKIPDINKRIQLIENYEKNFKPQKVDLEKIAGSQLWKKYMDAYASIISQMKAAQMIMDEIKEKTSNSLTPQKPQVGTITPKKNLPVHGLSSKKSININGISLPIYRNDNQSVQDFIKQTLTTLFKNNLLTDQMISQLQNKNYSTNNFGIQYPLLELSSAKIRDNKGHLRYWTKFKVGKYFVCSQWWKDNFSLHDSLIARWLRSLIK, from the coding sequence ATGAAAAAAGATGTCTTCAATATGCCTAATCCGGTCACTATAATGGGGCGATCCTCTAGCATCACAAATTCATTTGTAAACGGTATTATTCCCTCAATAAAACCAACTGATGCAGAAATAGAAAAGGCTCTTCAAGTTCTCGAACAAGATGAAGATGATGTCAGATGCGTTTATTGTGGAGATAAAAAAACGGAGTGGGATCACTTACATCCATTAATTGTTGACAAAAAACCTACAGGTTTTATAACAGAGATTGCAAACTTGGTTCCCGCGTGTGGAAAATGCAATCAATCAAAAGGGAATTCTGATTGGAAAGAATGGATGCTCAGCAATGCAGAAAAGTCACCCAAAACAAGGAAAATACCTGACATCAATAAAAGAATTCAATTGATAGAGAATTATGAAAAGAATTTCAAACCTCAGAAGGTTGATTTAGAGAAAATTGCCGGCAGTCAGCTTTGGAAAAAATACATGGATGCGTACGCATCTATAATTTCCCAGATGAAAGCCGCTCAGATGATTATGGACGAAATAAAGGAAAAAACATCAAATTCTTTAACGCCCCAAAAACCTCAAGTGGGAACCATTACTCCTAAAAAAAATCTCCCTGTACACGGGTTGTCATCAAAGAAGTCCATAAATATCAATGGGATTTCATTACCTATTTATAGAAATGATAACCAATCGGTTCAAGATTTTATTAAACAAACGCTGACGACTTTATTCAAGAACAACCTCTTGACGGACCAGATGATATCTCAGCTTCAGAACAAAAATTACTCCACAAATAACTTTGGTATTCAATATCCGCTATTAGAATTAAGTTCAGCTAAAATAAGAGATAACAAAGGGCACTTAAGATATTGGACAAAGTTTAAAGTGGGAAAATATTTTGTATGCAGTCAATGGTGGAAAGATAATTTTAGCCTGCATGATTCTCTAATTGCCCGATGGCTTCGTAGCCTAATAAAATAA
- a CDS encoding DUF262 domain-containing protein encodes MEFLNLPKLFASTFYAIPDYQRDYEWTNVQNMTLLDDVFSLFDASEGNHFFGAIVTIPYEESNGTNKSINFSDYNITDIKNIKHVVDGQQRLTSFSILAKAICDLIEEKFKNDSSFVKAQSRKLDSIYFSIYSKGYDLAPSLILNDNTGYCYNHEILKIASEEYSKKPKGAKRILGAYNLFKTEIPLRYAEMYGEDFSKERKFYENLVETLLNKVTMVEISCDASSNAFQVFDSLNGKGLDLTAADRIKNILMSWAPKEKRSQIWVNFEKKVGEGHLAGFFVSYFFYTKKKRISKNKLPDEFKNEYNSSTKDFDDFVKQLYEYGEIYGKLRRCETNNKNLNTVLESIKKLNMEQVYVMLFAAILKYGSTVISLKEFVDYSKTLIKLVVRMQVCEKSMNRLDSHFSTWISKMEESEIAIKDITSRIANDIKQIVPDENFKQSFAQFAPADNKVSEYYLIQIEEFLRRTINKDRNPVNLEGLSVEHIIPQEYSIPRWYENDVVPPELEETFAENVVENIGNKALIYGDDNSAANNYNYEKKLYIYKNGKKGQTQGIPCNTFVLIKQLVEDYPEKFIHEQVSERAKKLAEIAVQIW; translated from the coding sequence ATGGAATTCCTAAATCTCCCAAAATTATTCGCTTCTACGTTTTACGCTATTCCAGATTATCAGCGTGATTACGAATGGACGAATGTTCAGAATATGACTTTGCTTGACGATGTTTTCTCTCTCTTTGACGCAAGCGAGGGGAATCATTTTTTTGGTGCCATTGTTACAATTCCATATGAAGAAAGTAATGGTACCAACAAATCTATTAACTTCAGTGATTATAACATAACTGATATAAAAAACATCAAGCATGTTGTTGATGGTCAGCAGAGGTTGACATCATTTTCGATATTGGCAAAAGCTATTTGTGATTTAATAGAAGAAAAATTTAAAAATGATTCATCTTTTGTTAAGGCACAATCTCGAAAATTAGATTCTATCTACTTTAGCATCTATTCTAAAGGATACGATCTTGCACCATCTCTTATTTTAAATGACAACACTGGATATTGCTATAATCACGAAATCCTCAAAATTGCTAGTGAAGAATATAGCAAGAAACCCAAGGGAGCAAAAAGAATACTAGGTGCATATAATTTATTTAAGACAGAGATACCTTTGAGGTATGCAGAAATGTACGGTGAAGATTTTTCTAAAGAGCGAAAATTTTATGAAAATCTTGTTGAAACCTTGCTAAACAAGGTCACAATGGTGGAAATAAGTTGCGATGCTTCATCAAATGCATTTCAGGTTTTTGATTCGCTAAATGGGAAAGGATTAGACTTAACTGCGGCGGATAGAATAAAAAATATCCTGATGAGTTGGGCTCCAAAAGAAAAAAGAAGTCAAATCTGGGTGAATTTTGAAAAAAAAGTGGGCGAAGGACATTTAGCAGGATTCTTTGTCAGCTATTTCTTTTACACAAAAAAGAAACGTATTTCAAAAAACAAACTGCCAGATGAATTTAAGAATGAGTACAATAGCAGTACAAAAGATTTCGATGATTTCGTAAAACAGCTATATGAATACGGCGAAATTTATGGAAAGTTAAGAAGGTGCGAAACAAATAATAAAAACCTTAATACAGTTTTGGAAAGCATCAAAAAATTAAACATGGAACAAGTTTATGTAATGCTCTTCGCTGCTATTTTGAAATATGGATCAACAGTTATTTCTCTTAAAGAGTTTGTAGATTATTCTAAAACTTTAATAAAACTTGTTGTTCGTATGCAAGTCTGTGAAAAAAGTATGAATAGACTTGATTCGCACTTTTCAACATGGATAAGCAAAATGGAAGAAAGTGAAATAGCGATTAAAGATATAACTAGTAGAATAGCCAATGACATAAAACAAATTGTTCCTGATGAGAACTTTAAACAGTCATTTGCACAATTTGCGCCGGCAGATAATAAAGTCAGTGAATATTACTTGATACAAATAGAAGAGTTTTTGAGGCGAACTATAAATAAAGATCGTAATCCTGTTAATTTAGAAGGCTTATCGGTAGAACATATCATTCCCCAGGAATACTCAATTCCTCGGTGGTATGAAAATGATGTTGTGCCTCCAGAATTAGAAGAGACCTTTGCGGAAAATGTTGTGGAAAATATTGGAAATAAAGCGTTAATATATGGTGACGACAATTCTGCAGCTAATAATTACAACTACGAAAAGAAACTGTATATTTATAAAAATGGGAAAAAGGGTCAAACGCAAGGAATTCCTTGCAATACATTTGTTTTAATTAAACAGCTAGTTGAGGATTATCCAGAAAAATTCATACATGAACAGGTGTCTGAAAGAGCCAAAAAACTCGCAGAAATCGCTGTGCAAATATGGTAA